In Carya illinoinensis cultivar Pawnee chromosome 9, C.illinoinensisPawnee_v1, whole genome shotgun sequence, the following are encoded in one genomic region:
- the LOC122275283 gene encoding polygalacturonase QRT3-like, with translation MEATMARRALLLSMSVGLASFFIIHVYGEHSPVGQIPGGRYHDQMRNMQAFRVSSVRHDSVSRPLSLSPSPSFTGQPSVAALSPHVYHVTSYGADPTGREDSTEALLRAISDAARGPSTGSLLEGIQNLGGAQINLDGGNYVITQPLRLPATGVGNLMIHGGTLRASDDFPTDGYLIDLSASSTSNNEENRESSKDAELLSSSSPYNCEYITLRDLMLDSNYRGGGIAVINSLRTSIDNCYISHFTTNGILVQGGHETYIRSSFLGQHITAGGDHGERDFSGTAINLMGNDNAVTDVVIFSAAIGIMVSGQANILSGVHCYNKATGFGGTGIYLKLPGLTQTRIVNSYLDYTGIVAEDPLQLHISNSFFLGDAYIVLKSIKGVAHGVNIVDNMFCGSDKGIEIVQLDQSNGPFKDIDQVVIERNNVRGMNIKSTVARGSVNGKGNLWVVDFNNVLIFPNLIRNVQYSLSATGSQFPNHALRNVSNNIVEIQTDLDIPATVFVIADQV, from the exons ATGGAAGCAACAATGGCAAGAAGAGCTCTACTACTCTCCATGAGCGTTGGGTTGGCTAGTTTCTTTATAATTCATGTTTATGGAGAGCATTCTCCGGTGGGTCAAATTCCCGGCGGTCGTTATCATGACCAAATGCGTAACATGCAAGCCTTCAGGGTCTCCTCTGTCCGGCACGATTCGGTTTCTCGTCcactatctctctctccttctcctaGCTTTACTGGCCAACCATCG GTGGCTGCACTAAGTCCACACGTATATCATGTGACGTCATACGGTGCTGACCCGACAGGAAGAGAAGACAGCACAGAGGCACTCCTCAGAGCAATATCAGATGCAGCCAGAGGTCCAAGCACAGGGTCATTGCTGGAGGGAATCCAGAATCTTGGGGGTGCACAGATTAATCTTGATGGTGGAAATTATGTGATTACCCAACCACTACGATTGCCGGCCACCGGCGTGGGGAATCTCATG ATACATGGAGGAACATTACGTGCCTCGGACGATTTTCCAACTGACGGGTATCTGATCGACCTGTCAGCTTCATCGACTAGTAATAATGAAGAAAACAGAGAGAGCTCCAAGGATGCAGAGCTATTGTCCTCATCATCACCTTACAATTGCGAGTATATAACCCTCAGAGACCTCATGTTGGATTCAAACTACAGGGGTGGAGGCATTGCGGTAATAAACTCACTCAGGACTAGCATAGACAACTGTTACATTTCCCATTTCACAACCAATGGGATTTTAGTCCAAGGTGGCCATGAAACCTACATCAGGAGCTCCTTCCTTGGCCAGCACATCACTGCTGGAGGTGATCATGGTGAAAGGGACTTTTCGGGAACTGCAATAAACCTAATGGGTAATGATAATGCTGTAACCGATGTGGTAATTTTTTCAGCTGCAATAGGAATAATGGTTTCTGGTCAAGCCAACATACTTTCAGGTGTACATTGCTACAATAAGGCCACTGGCTTTGGTGGCACTGGGATTTATCTGAAACTGCCCGGTTTGACACAAACCCGAATCGTGAATTCCTACTTGGATTACACTGGTATAGTTGCAGAAGACCCTCTACAGCTTCATATCTCTAATAGCTTTTTCCTTGGTGATGCATACATTGTCCTGAAATCAATAAAGGGTGTTGCACATGGGGTCAATATTGTTGACAACATGTTCTGTGGGTCGGATAAAggtattgaaattgttcaactGGATCAATCCAATGGACCTTTCAAAGATATCGATCAAGTTGTGATTGAGAGGAACAATGTGAGAGGGATGAACATAAAGTCCACAGTTGCAAGGGGATCTGTGAATGGAAAAGGAAACTTATGGGTTGTCGATTTTAATAACGTTCTTATATTTCCTAACCTTATTAGGAATGTGCAGTATTCGTTGAGTGCAACTGGCAGCCAGTTCCCCAACCATGCCTTGCGGAATGTATCTAATAACATTGTAGAGATTCAGACAGATTTGGATATTCCGGCCACTGTATTCGTTATAGCAGATCAAGTGTAG
- the LOC122275303 gene encoding polygalacturonase QRT3, whose product MKPLPILSFLIVLFVQEALGSSIQQALFQFRERINGNSAYCPTEPNFSSPETSAKRDGRIFYPIGYGADPSGGRDSSDAILQALGDAVQMQSGLELLPGISDFGGVTIHLQGGDYKISKPIRFPSSGVGNIVVQGGTLRASDKFPGDRHLIELWSENSPPFDQLRLQTNAFYYEDITFRDILFDSSYRGGGILIVDSVRIRVNNCFFLHFTTQGIIVKRGHETFISSCFLGQHSTAGGDKDEKYFSGTAIDLNSNDNAVTDVAIFSAAIGVVLRGQANILTGVHCYNKATSFGGIGILVKLAGCSQTRINSCYLDYTALVMEDPVQVHVSNGFFLGDANVVLKSIKGQVSGLNIVDNMFSGQAGNMVPIVQLDGKFNYIDQVVIDRNNVNGMSLKSTVGKLTVAGNGTRWEANFSSVLVFPHRINNLQYSLHTRGEPKFTAHAVTDVSNNVVVVESEKAVNGVVSVVVDQHSDTGEKQVFCV is encoded by the exons ATGAAACCCTTGCCAATATTGAGTTTCCTAATAGTACTGTTTGTTCAAGAAGCCTTAGGTTCCAGCATTCAGCAAGCACTGTTTCAGTTTAGAGAAAGAATCAACGGAAATTCAGCCTATTGTCCTACCGAACCAAATTTTTCATCGCCGGAGACTTCAGCCAAAAGG GATGGTAGAATTTTCTATCCAATTGGGTATGGAGCAGACCCAAGCGGGGGAAGAGACAGCAGTGATGCCATACTGCAGGCCTTGGGAGATGCAGTCCAAATGCAAAGTGGGTTGGAGTTGCTGCCTGGCATTAGCGACTTCGGAGGTGTGACGATTCATTTGCAAGGTGGAGACTACAAAATCAGCAAACCGATAAGGTTCCCTTCATCTGGTGTTGGCAATATTGTg GTACAGGGAGGAACTTTGCGAGCATCGGATAAATTTCCCGGTGATCGACATCTTATAGAACTGTGGTCAGAGAATTCTCCGCCATTCGACCAGCTGCGGCTCCAAACAAATGCATTCTACTATGAGGACATCACCTTCCGGGACATCCTCTTTGATTCAAGCTACCGAGGAGGAGGGATTCTCATTGTTGATTCAGTCAGAATCCGGGTAAACAATTGCTTCTTTCTCCACTTCACAACACAGGGAATTATAGTTAAAAGGGGCCACGAGACCTTCATTTCAAGCTGCTTTCTTGGACAACATTCAACAGCAGGCGGGGATAAAGATGAGAAGTATTTCTCAGGCACTGCCATTGATCTTAACAGCAATGACAATGCAGTCACGGATGTTGCAATTTTCTCTGCGGCAATTGGCGTTGTACTAAGAGGTCAGGCAAACATACTCACAGGAGTACATTGCTACAACAAGGCAACAAGTTTTGGTGGGATCGGAATATTGGTAAAACTGGCTGGATGCTCACAAACCAGGATAAATAGCTGTTACTTGGATTACACTGCTCTAGTCATGGAAgaccctgtacaagttcatgtCAGTAATGGGTTCTTCCTAGGGGATGCTAATGTGGTCTTAAAATCGATCAAGGGTCAAGTCTCTGGGTTGAATATTGTGGATAACATGTTTAGTGGGCAGGCTGGGAACATGGTACCCATAGTTCAATTAGATGGGAAGTTCAATTACATCGATCAAGTGGTGATTGACAGGAACAATGTGAATGGAATGAGCTTGAAATCAACTGTCGGAAAACTAACAGTGGCCGGAAATGGGACGAGATGGGAGGCTAATTTCTCGTCGGTGTTGGTATTTCCCCACCGGATTAATAATCTGCAGTACTCTTTGCACACTCGAGGAGAGCCTAAGTTTACAGCTCATGCAGTGACTGATGTGTCTAATAATGTAGTGGTTGTGGAGAGCGAGAAGGCCGTTAATGGGGTGGTCTCCGTAGTTGTTGACCAGCATAGTGATACTGGAGAAAAACAAGTCTTCTGCGTGTAA
- the LOC122276556 gene encoding choline-phosphate cytidylyltransferase 1-like isoform X1 codes for MEDQQPSVNGNGNNNNNKKESSGGAEERPVRVYADGIYDLFHFGHARALEQAKKLFPNTYLLVGCCNDELTHKYKGKTVMNEKERYESLRHCRWVDEVIPNAPWVLTMEFLDKHQIDYVAHDSLPYADASGAGKDVYEFVKSIGKFKETKRTDGISTSDIIMRILKDYNQYVMRNLDRGYTRKDLGVSYVKEKRLRVNMGLKKLRERVKKQQEKVGEKIQTVAKTARIHRNEWVENADRLVAGFLEMFEEGCHKMGTAIKDRIQERLRGQQLRGLIYDEEFDVFYDDSDEDEDEEEDEEKDYYDNEDEK; via the exons ATGGAGGATCAGCAGCCGAGTGTTAATGGGAACGgcaacaataacaacaacaagAAGGAGAGTAGTGGTGGTGCGGAGGAAAGACCAGTTCGAGTATACGCCGATGGAATATACGATCTCTTCCACTTCGGTCACGCCCGCGCTCTCGAGCAAGCCAAGAAACT GTTTCCAAACACATATCTGCTTGTTGGATGCTGCAATGATGAACTCACCCACAAGTATAAGGGCAAAACTGTTATGAATGAGAAGGAACGATACGAGTCTCTCCGCCACTGTAG ATGGGTTGATGAGGTTATCCCCAATGCACCATGGGTGCTAACAATGGAATTCCTTGACAAACATCAGATTGATTATGTTGCACATGATTCTCTTCC TTATGCTGATGCAAGCGGGGCTGGAAAAGATGTCTATGAATTC GTCAAGTCCATAGGGAAATTTAAGGAAACAAAACGGACAGATGGGATCTCCACATCTGATATTATAATGAGGATTCTCAAAGATTACAATCAGTATGTGATGCGTAATTTGGACCGTGGATATACAAGAAAGGACTTAGGTGTTAGCTATGTCAAG GAAAAGCGGCTTAGAGTGAACATGGGTTTGAAGAAATTGCGTGAGAGAGTGAAGAAACAACAAGAGAAAGTTGGAGAGAAG ATACAAACTGTAGCGAAAACTGCTAGGATACATCGCAATGAATGGGTGGAGAATGCTGATCGACTGGTTGCTGGATTTCTTGAGATGTTTGAAGAAGGTTGCCATAAAATG GGAACAGCTATCAAAGACCGAATACAAGAGCGGCTGAGGGGGCAACAGTTAAGGGGGCTTATATATGATGAAGAATTTGATGTTTTCTATGATGACtcagatgaagatgaagatgaagaagaggatgaaGAAAAGGATTACTATGACAATGAAGACGAAAAATGA
- the LOC122276556 gene encoding choline-phosphate cytidylyltransferase 2-like isoform X2, which produces MEDQQPSVNGNGNNNNNKKESSGGAEERPVRVYADGIYDLFHFGHARALEQAKKLFPNTYLLVGCCNDELTHKYKGKTVMNEKERYESLRHCRWVDEVIPNAPWVLTMEFLDKHQIDYVAHDSLPYADASGAGKDVYEFVKSIGKFKETKRTDGISTSDIIMRILKDYNQYVMRNLDRGYTRKDLGVSYVKEKRLRVNMGLKKLRERVKKQQEKVGEKIQTVAKTARIHRNEWVENADRLVAGFLEMFEEGCHKMGRAIQIF; this is translated from the exons ATGGAGGATCAGCAGCCGAGTGTTAATGGGAACGgcaacaataacaacaacaagAAGGAGAGTAGTGGTGGTGCGGAGGAAAGACCAGTTCGAGTATACGCCGATGGAATATACGATCTCTTCCACTTCGGTCACGCCCGCGCTCTCGAGCAAGCCAAGAAACT GTTTCCAAACACATATCTGCTTGTTGGATGCTGCAATGATGAACTCACCCACAAGTATAAGGGCAAAACTGTTATGAATGAGAAGGAACGATACGAGTCTCTCCGCCACTGTAG ATGGGTTGATGAGGTTATCCCCAATGCACCATGGGTGCTAACAATGGAATTCCTTGACAAACATCAGATTGATTATGTTGCACATGATTCTCTTCC TTATGCTGATGCAAGCGGGGCTGGAAAAGATGTCTATGAATTC GTCAAGTCCATAGGGAAATTTAAGGAAACAAAACGGACAGATGGGATCTCCACATCTGATATTATAATGAGGATTCTCAAAGATTACAATCAGTATGTGATGCGTAATTTGGACCGTGGATATACAAGAAAGGACTTAGGTGTTAGCTATGTCAAG GAAAAGCGGCTTAGAGTGAACATGGGTTTGAAGAAATTGCGTGAGAGAGTGAAGAAACAACAAGAGAAAGTTGGAGAGAAG ATACAAACTGTAGCGAAAACTGCTAGGATACATCGCAATGAATGGGTGGAGAATGCTGATCGACTGGTTGCTGGATTTCTTGAGATGTTTGAAGAAGGTTGCCATAAAATG GGAAGAGCCATTCAGATTTTTTAA